A DNA window from Pseudodesulfovibrio thermohalotolerans contains the following coding sequences:
- a CDS encoding FtsX-like permease family protein produces MTRRGPHLHTVLLALIAAFVLTSAVAPPARADGAAFLRRLSAIEDRSPGSPGRAEAADLVEAELKRFFPNAAFGRQTFHLPVQIQEGATLKIAATGHVEPLRQLRANALSPGAVPPPGIDGPLIYVGDGRVSDFNGLAVEGAVALMNMDSGKNWNNAAMLGARALIFVGVGGDGGPSPRPGFEAKFELTPVDFPIFWISRERAEALFGKNLASKGPRALGRVGLTSKGKWRNERLENIYCRIPGTDPELSKQTIILEAFYDSTALVEGHSPGADEGASIATLMDLAGNLAAHPPKRPVLFLATAGKSSAQAGMREFTWALVSRGKDLKARRDRLQDLVADTRRTLELLRSPAPLSPDDLAAPKDAALLKKALKAVVRNREDDITSELMRLRLLAGEEAADQARIQALADERIRLKRLSWIGSTVADYRLPDDERAVLQRFILPAEAHQSAVLADAAGQLEDIASARAVRDALGETSIAAHVSLYLSSHGDGVGGFDQGWLIDLKPDVNRTGFFRPLDTVMKNAVERLKNSDPDTARLFRDTLRPGKRAWQSYLPDRPELGGEPMALAGLPGFTLATVHDVRPAWGTPYDRPGRVNFEFLAKQSRLVSALVSALVTAPVADAGKRDKNNFVTVEGRANLLRKGEIFPDRPATGMIVLAFQWQTRAYGMVDTQGDFRIPGLAGKKVSYHKAVIEAFKFNDETGLADWAIDKPKTGKNAYRLKLSRAVQATDLILFACTQTTLFDMFEPRTFKYLYRPTLIDGRTEAPPVSYWYSRLDTRSSTLGTLFLEPDTPVKLTLSDTVLDKKVLLLNSDSEHPQGLGYIARRWPVIPLTEFRAARDMWTLLGPRIDNLEEKGIVNDRIRLLRKQGDEQLAEAVGYRESMQWDKFVEASRASLSKASRVYNDVDKTQRDVLFGVLFYVALFVPFAYCMERLFFSFVDIKKRISAFLGFLLLIIGVIYLVHPAFQLTYSPLVVILAFFILALSLLVSLIIFFRFEREMVELQKRSSHVKLTGISPMAAFAAAFVLGVGNLKRRPVRTFLTFATLVILTFTIMNFTTVKSVRQAGWAKFNDHASYEGLMGKYLNWQDLPVEALSVVRNAFSGTGTVAPRVWYDTGFTSDKSRAPLIPVIRDGKEAQGRGLVGLSWLEPQVSGLDRILVKGRWFREGERQAVMLPERMAERIGADPDDPARNTVVLWGLRLTLVGVFSDDGLRDNPDLDGEPITPIVFPNQAATQLSEVEAEAIESGEDVMTTESRYQHIPGFETVIVPAEDLLTLSAGRLKGIAVRPDIGHRVGDDLGDRFGLLLFKGGPEGTSLYYASDAVNYSGMANILIPLAISILIVLNTMIGSVYERRPEIAVYTSVGLAPPHVAFLFIAESLAFAVISVVVGYILAQTSSAFLAGTPLWAGMTANYSSTAGVAAMILVIGVVLISAIYPARVAANIAIPDVNKSWTMPEAEGDRLTVILPFLIKMSEMSSAGGFLRQYYLAHHDVSHGTFCTDDMRCNFLDLDDQAAPEQGIPLSDDQCFSMDLRVWLAPFDFGVRQKVKLIFCPSEIYGGFRQIKVLIDREAGELTAWENLNRNFINDLRKQLLAWRSLDDDAVVHYADDLNAERRRLEREQAEEAGA; encoded by the coding sequence ATGACCCGGCGCGGCCCGCATCTCCATACCGTCCTGCTGGCCTTGATCGCGGCGTTCGTCCTGACCTCGGCCGTCGCGCCTCCCGCGCGGGCCGACGGCGCGGCGTTCCTGCGCAGGCTGAGCGCCATCGAGGACCGCTCCCCCGGCAGCCCCGGCCGCGCCGAGGCAGCGGACCTGGTCGAGGCCGAGCTGAAACGATTCTTCCCGAACGCGGCCTTTGGCCGCCAGACCTTCCACCTGCCCGTACAGATCCAGGAGGGAGCGACCCTGAAGATCGCGGCCACCGGCCATGTGGAGCCCCTGCGCCAACTGCGGGCCAACGCCCTGTCTCCCGGCGCGGTGCCCCCGCCCGGCATCGACGGGCCGCTCATCTACGTGGGCGACGGGCGCGTTTCCGACTTCAATGGGCTGGCGGTCGAAGGGGCCGTGGCCCTCATGAACATGGACTCCGGCAAGAACTGGAACAACGCGGCCATGCTCGGCGCGCGCGCCCTGATCTTCGTGGGCGTGGGCGGCGACGGCGGGCCAAGCCCCAGGCCGGGCTTCGAGGCCAAGTTCGAGCTTACCCCGGTGGACTTCCCCATCTTCTGGATATCCCGCGAACGGGCCGAGGCCCTGTTCGGCAAAAATCTCGCTTCGAAAGGACCGAGGGCCTTGGGCAGGGTCGGACTGACCTCCAAGGGCAAATGGCGCAACGAACGGCTTGAAAACATCTACTGCCGCATCCCCGGAACCGACCCCGAGCTTTCGAAACAGACCATCATCCTCGAAGCGTTTTACGACTCCACCGCCCTGGTGGAGGGGCACTCGCCCGGCGCGGACGAAGGCGCGTCCATCGCCACCCTCATGGACCTGGCCGGGAATCTGGCCGCGCACCCGCCCAAACGCCCGGTGCTCTTCCTGGCCACGGCGGGCAAGTCGTCCGCTCAAGCGGGAATGCGCGAATTCACCTGGGCCCTGGTGTCCAGGGGCAAGGACCTCAAAGCCCGGCGCGACAGGCTGCAAGACCTCGTGGCCGACACCCGGCGCACCCTGGAGCTGCTCCGCTCTCCGGCCCCCCTGTCCCCGGACGACCTTGCCGCCCCCAAGGACGCGGCCCTGCTCAAGAAGGCGCTCAAGGCAGTGGTCCGCAACCGCGAGGACGACATCACCAGCGAACTCATGCGGCTTCGGCTGCTGGCCGGGGAAGAAGCCGCCGACCAGGCGCGCATCCAGGCCCTGGCCGACGAGCGCATCCGCCTGAAGCGGCTCTCCTGGATCGGCTCCACGGTGGCCGACTACAGGCTGCCCGACGACGAGCGGGCCGTCCTGCAACGATTCATCCTGCCCGCCGAGGCGCATCAGTCCGCCGTGCTCGCGGACGCGGCAGGCCAACTGGAGGACATCGCCTCCGCCCGAGCCGTGCGCGACGCCCTCGGCGAAACGAGCATCGCGGCCCATGTTTCCCTCTACCTCTCCTCCCACGGGGACGGGGTGGGCGGCTTCGACCAGGGATGGCTCATCGACCTCAAGCCCGACGTCAACCGGACCGGCTTCTTCCGCCCCCTGGACACGGTCATGAAAAACGCGGTGGAGCGGTTGAAAAACAGCGACCCCGACACCGCGCGGCTGTTCCGCGACACCCTGCGCCCCGGCAAACGCGCCTGGCAAAGCTACCTGCCCGACCGCCCCGAGCTTGGCGGCGAGCCCATGGCACTGGCGGGACTGCCCGGCTTCACCCTGGCCACGGTCCACGACGTGCGCCCCGCCTGGGGCACCCCCTACGACCGGCCCGGCCGCGTCAACTTCGAATTTCTGGCAAAGCAGTCCCGGCTGGTCTCGGCCCTGGTTTCGGCCCTGGTCACCGCCCCCGTGGCCGACGCGGGCAAGCGGGACAAGAACAACTTCGTCACCGTGGAAGGCCGCGCCAATCTCCTGCGCAAGGGGGAAATCTTCCCGGACCGGCCCGCCACGGGCATGATCGTCCTGGCCTTCCAGTGGCAGACGCGCGCCTACGGCATGGTCGATACCCAGGGGGACTTCCGCATCCCCGGGCTCGCGGGCAAGAAGGTCAGCTACCACAAGGCGGTCATAGAAGCCTTCAAGTTCAACGACGAGACAGGACTGGCCGACTGGGCCATAGACAAGCCCAAGACCGGCAAGAACGCCTACCGGCTCAAGCTCTCCCGCGCCGTGCAGGCCACGGACCTGATCCTCTTCGCCTGCACGCAGACCACCCTGTTCGACATGTTCGAGCCGAGGACTTTCAAGTACCTGTACCGCCCCACCCTCATCGACGGCCGCACCGAGGCCCCGCCCGTGAGCTACTGGTACAGCCGCCTGGACACCCGCTCGTCCACCCTCGGCACCCTGTTCCTGGAGCCGGACACCCCGGTCAAGCTGACCCTGTCCGACACCGTCCTGGACAAGAAGGTCCTGCTCCTCAACTCGGATTCGGAGCACCCCCAAGGGCTGGGCTACATCGCCCGGCGGTGGCCGGTCATCCCCCTGACGGAATTCCGGGCCGCCCGGGACATGTGGACCCTGCTCGGCCCGCGCATCGACAACCTCGAAGAAAAGGGCATCGTCAACGACCGCATCCGGCTGCTGCGCAAGCAGGGCGACGAGCAGTTGGCGGAGGCCGTCGGCTACCGCGAATCCATGCAGTGGGACAAATTCGTCGAAGCGTCCCGCGCCTCCCTGTCCAAGGCGAGCCGGGTCTACAACGACGTGGACAAGACCCAGCGCGACGTGCTCTTCGGGGTGCTCTTCTATGTGGCCCTGTTCGTGCCCTTCGCCTATTGCATGGAGCGGCTCTTTTTCTCCTTCGTGGACATCAAGAAACGGATCAGCGCCTTCCTGGGCTTCCTGCTCCTCATCATCGGGGTCATCTATCTGGTGCATCCCGCTTTCCAACTGACCTATTCGCCGCTGGTGGTCATCCTGGCCTTCTTCATCCTGGCCCTGTCCCTGCTCGTCTCGCTCATCATCTTCTTCCGTTTCGAGCGGGAAATGGTCGAGCTGCAAAAACGCTCCTCCCACGTCAAGCTGACCGGCATCAGTCCCATGGCCGCCTTCGCCGCGGCCTTCGTCCTAGGAGTTGGCAACCTCAAACGGCGGCCCGTGCGCACCTTCCTGACCTTCGCCACCCTGGTCATCCTGACCTTCACCATCATGAACTTCACCACGGTCAAATCGGTGCGGCAGGCCGGGTGGGCCAAATTCAACGACCACGCCTCCTACGAAGGGCTCATGGGCAAGTACCTCAACTGGCAGGATCTCCCGGTGGAAGCCCTGTCCGTTGTCCGCAACGCCTTTTCCGGCACGGGGACCGTGGCGCCGCGCGTCTGGTACGACACCGGATTCACCTCCGACAAATCCCGCGCCCCGCTCATCCCGGTGATCCGCGACGGGAAGGAGGCGCAGGGACGCGGCCTTGTCGGGCTCTCCTGGCTTGAACCGCAGGTCAGCGGGCTGGACCGCATCCTGGTCAAGGGACGCTGGTTCCGGGAAGGCGAACGGCAGGCCGTCATGCTGCCCGAACGCATGGCCGAACGGATCGGCGCCGACCCCGATGACCCCGCGCGCAACACGGTTGTCCTCTGGGGACTGCGCCTCACCCTCGTCGGCGTGTTCAGCGACGACGGGCTGCGGGACAACCCGGACCTGGACGGCGAGCCCATCACCCCCATCGTCTTTCCCAATCAGGCGGCCACACAGCTCTCCGAGGTCGAGGCCGAGGCCATCGAAAGCGGCGAGGACGTCATGACCACAGAGTCCCGCTACCAACACATCCCCGGCTTCGAAACCGTCATCGTCCCGGCCGAGGATCTGCTGACCCTGTCGGCGGGCCGCCTCAAGGGCATTGCCGTGCGCCCCGACATCGGGCACAGGGTGGGCGACGACCTGGGCGACCGCTTCGGCCTGCTCCTGTTCAAGGGGGGCCCGGAAGGGACCTCCCTCTACTACGCCTCGGACGCGGTCAACTACTCGGGCATGGCGAACATCCTGATACCGCTGGCCATCTCCATACTCATCGTGCTCAACACCATGATCGGCTCGGTCTACGAACGCCGCCCCGAAATCGCGGTCTACACCTCGGTCGGGCTGGCCCCGCCCCACGTGGCTTTCCTGTTCATCGCCGAATCCCTTGCCTTCGCGGTCATCTCCGTGGTGGTGGGCTACATCCTGGCCCAGACCTCCAGCGCGTTCCTGGCCGGGACCCCGCTGTGGGCGGGCATGACCGCCAACTATTCCTCCACGGCGGGCGTGGCCGCCATGATCCTGGTCATCGGCGTGGTCCTGATCTCGGCCATCTATCCCGCCCGCGTGGCGGCCAACATCGCCATCCCGGACGTGAACAAGTCCTGGACCATGCCCGAGGCCGAGGGCGACAGACTGACCGTCATCCTGCCCTTCCTCATCAAGATGTCCGAGATGTCCTCGGCGGGCGGCTTCCTGCGCCAGTACTACCTGGCCCACCACGACGTCTCCCACGGCACGTTCTGCACAGACGACATGCGCTGCAATTTTCTCGATCTGGACGACCAAGCCGCTCCGGAACAGGGCATCCCCCTCTCGGATGACCAGTGCTTCTCCATGGACCTGCGCGTCTGGCTGGCCCCCTTCGACTTCGGCGTGCGGCAGAAGGTGAAGCTGATCTTCTGCCCGTCCGAGATATACGGCGGCTTCCGCCAGATAAAGGTCCTCATCGACCGCGAGGCCGGAGAACTCACGGCCTGGGAAAATCTCAACCGCAATTTCATCAACGACCTGCGCAAGCAACTGCTGGCCTGGCGGTCCCTGGACGACGACGCGGTAGTCCACTACGCCGACGACCTGAACGCCGAGCGGCGGCGGTTAGAGCGGGAACAGGCAGAGGAGGCCGGGGCATGA
- a CDS encoding ABC transporter ATP-binding protein, with translation MSDEKRTIVRVIGVRKTFTMGKVELEALKGVDLEIFAGEYISIMGPSGSGKSTLFNMIGGLDKPTEGKVFIDEVDISQLDAFELAWLRNRKIGYIFQTFNLIPVMTALENVTLPMTFAGMNADDAQDKGIELLELVGLGDRFQHKPLELSGGQQQRVAVARSLANDPSIVLADEPTGNLDLTTGEEIIELLRMLSQDRGVTVISATHDYKMLNVSDRVVWVRDGQVDRIERREELDISIGSIGEKLTGHRESGA, from the coding sequence ATGAGTGACGAAAAACGAACCATAGTCCGCGTCATCGGCGTGAGGAAAACCTTCACCATGGGCAAGGTGGAGCTGGAGGCCCTCAAGGGCGTGGACCTGGAAATCTTCGCCGGGGAATACATCTCCATCATGGGACCGTCCGGCTCGGGCAAATCCACCCTGTTCAACATGATCGGCGGCCTGGACAAGCCCACCGAGGGCAAGGTCTTCATCGACGAGGTGGACATCTCCCAACTGGACGCCTTCGAACTCGCATGGCTTCGCAACCGCAAGATCGGCTACATCTTCCAGACCTTCAACCTCATCCCGGTCATGACCGCGCTGGAAAACGTGACCCTGCCCATGACCTTCGCGGGCATGAACGCGGACGACGCCCAGGATAAAGGCATCGAACTGCTCGAACTGGTGGGGCTGGGCGACCGATTCCAGCACAAGCCGCTTGAACTTTCCGGCGGCCAGCAGCAGCGTGTGGCCGTGGCCCGGTCCCTGGCCAACGATCCGTCCATCGTCCTGGCCGACGAGCCCACCGGCAACCTGGACCTGACCACCGGCGAGGAGATCATCGAGCTTCTGAGGATGCTCTCCCAGGATCGCGGGGTCACGGTCATCTCGGCCACCCACGACTACAAGATGCTCAACGTGTCCGACCGCGTGGTCTGGGTGCGCGACGGCCAGGTGGACCGGATCGAGCGGCGCGAGGAGCTGGACATCTCCATCGGCTCCATCGGCGAGAAACTGACCGGGCACAGGGAATCCGGGGCGTAG
- a CDS encoding ABC transporter permease has protein sequence MSKPERLISLPFSKSVEISFKSLKVRFFRSMITVSSLVLAVSFLGFVLVNLDIATGMLQSGGREAARALSQAGYDVDMAQGAVTMSAKERWIVILSLLVCTVGIINAQLMSVTERFSEIGVMKCLGALDSMILRLFLLEAAMQGLAGAFAGAVLGCVFSLLTGALRFGLPSLAHLPLASVLGSVGLATLAGCFLSLLGVLYPALLAARMDPIKAMRAEH, from the coding sequence ATGAGCAAACCGGAACGACTCATTTCGCTGCCGTTCTCGAAATCCGTCGAGATCAGCTTCAAGAGTTTGAAAGTCCGTTTCTTCCGCTCCATGATAACGGTCTCCAGCCTGGTCCTGGCCGTGTCGTTCCTGGGTTTCGTCCTGGTCAACCTCGACATCGCCACCGGGATGCTCCAAAGCGGCGGCCGCGAGGCGGCCAGAGCCCTGTCCCAGGCGGGCTACGACGTGGACATGGCCCAAGGGGCCGTGACCATGTCGGCCAAGGAGCGCTGGATCGTCATCCTGTCCCTGCTGGTCTGCACCGTGGGCATAATCAACGCCCAACTCATGTCCGTGACCGAACGGTTCTCCGAGATCGGCGTCATGAAATGCCTGGGCGCGCTGGACTCCATGATCCTGCGCCTGTTCCTGCTGGAAGCGGCCATGCAGGGCTTGGCCGGAGCCTTTGCCGGGGCCGTCCTGGGCTGCGTCTTTTCCCTGCTGACCGGAGCCCTGCGCTTCGGCCTTCCCTCCCTCGCGCACCTGCCGTTGGCCTCCGTGCTCGGCTCCGTCGGACTGGCTACCCTGGCGGGCTGTTTCCTGAGCCTCCTCGGCGTGCTCTACCCCGCCCTGCTGGCGGCGCGCATGGACCCCATCAAGGCCATGCGGGCGGAACATTGA
- a CDS encoding PP2C family protein-serine/threonine phosphatase has translation MARLPVWELGLVILIPLAAAWAVRPMLEQRLVEAARPRRQPLRQFQMDLGLFLAAGFVSALILLTVFSFPLAQSGMKLVLGIFTVGLFAGLDMALARERQVIRNALAGNAAYDPPARLIPMTRKFSLIAILILVLSIAIIMLVVIRDIGWLATQDLNLGTLDIIGRVVLVEILFVMSFLIVMVTNLVVSYARNMRILFDTQTKVLENVSRGDLSRKVPVTTSDEMGVIAGYTNTMITRLREGVRMREGLLIAQEVQQHFLPKTAPAMPGLDIAGASLFSDETGGDFYDFIGCDPDGCGRLAVAVGDVSGHGIGAALLMTAGRAVIRQNAATPGSAAESIRRANLHLARDIGDTGRFMTLFFMVIDPLEEKITWINAGHQPPLLYDPAADSFAELKGRDIPLGVEPEWEYHEETMNQPGPGEILLICTDGIWEAHDAKGNMFGRERIHKLVRENRDRSAQDILQAISERVLEFSGPGKREDDLTLVVVKGVGQ, from the coding sequence ATGGCGCGGCTCCCGGTCTGGGAGCTCGGACTGGTAATCCTCATCCCCCTGGCCGCGGCCTGGGCGGTGCGGCCCATGCTCGAACAGCGGCTGGTGGAAGCGGCCCGCCCCCGGCGGCAGCCCCTGCGCCAGTTCCAGATGGACCTCGGCCTGTTCCTGGCCGCCGGATTCGTCTCGGCCCTCATCCTCCTGACCGTGTTCAGCTTTCCCCTGGCCCAAAGCGGCATGAAGCTGGTTCTGGGCATCTTCACCGTGGGCCTCTTCGCAGGTCTGGACATGGCCCTGGCCCGGGAACGCCAGGTCATCCGCAACGCGCTGGCGGGCAACGCGGCCTACGACCCGCCCGCCCGGCTCATCCCCATGACCCGCAAATTCTCGCTCATCGCCATCCTCATCCTGGTGCTGAGCATCGCCATCATCATGCTGGTCGTCATCCGCGACATCGGCTGGCTGGCCACCCAGGACCTGAACCTGGGCACACTGGACATCATCGGCCGCGTGGTCCTGGTGGAAATCCTTTTCGTCATGAGCTTCCTGATAGTCATGGTCACCAATCTGGTGGTCTCCTACGCCCGAAACATGCGCATTCTCTTCGACACCCAAACAAAGGTCCTGGAAAACGTCAGCCGGGGCGACCTCTCCCGCAAGGTGCCCGTGACCACCTCCGACGAGATGGGTGTCATCGCCGGATACACCAACACCATGATAACCCGGCTGCGCGAGGGCGTGCGGATGCGCGAGGGACTGCTCATCGCCCAGGAGGTCCAGCAGCACTTCCTGCCCAAGACGGCCCCGGCCATGCCCGGCCTGGACATCGCGGGCGCAAGCCTGTTCTCGGACGAGACCGGGGGCGACTTCTACGACTTCATCGGGTGCGACCCGGATGGCTGCGGCAGACTGGCCGTGGCCGTGGGCGACGTGTCGGGGCACGGCATCGGCGCGGCCCTGCTCATGACCGCCGGTCGCGCCGTCATTCGCCAGAACGCGGCCACGCCCGGCTCCGCCGCCGAATCCATCCGCCGGGCCAATCTCCACCTCGCCAGGGACATCGGCGACACCGGACGGTTCATGACCCTGTTCTTCATGGTCATCGACCCGCTGGAAGAAAAAATCACCTGGATCAACGCGGGCCACCAGCCGCCGCTGCTCTATGACCCGGCCGCTGATTCGTTCGCCGAACTCAAGGGCCGCGACATCCCGCTGGGCGTGGAACCGGAGTGGGAATACCACGAAGAGACCATGAACCAGCCCGGCCCCGGCGAAATCCTGCTGATCTGCACCGACGGCATCTGGGAGGCCCACGACGCCAAGGGAAACATGTTCGGCCGCGAACGTATCCACAAGCTCGTCCGCGAAAACCGGGACCGGAGCGCCCAAGACATTCTGCAAGCCATCAGCGAACGGGTCCTGGAGTTTTCCGGCCCGGGCAAACGCGAGGACGACCTGACCCTGGTGGTGGTCAAGGGCGTGGGCCAATGA
- a CDS encoding PqqD family protein — translation MFRKKRPEPVISRAEALEMVPVRNEAVEEIELPGGLVRLAYPLAVKPWFGRLADKVGLWDGRPMTKRVELDEMGTFVWRHIDGRNTVRRIAHAFASAYEVQPREAELAVTAFIKTIGQRGMIGLK, via the coding sequence TTGTTCCGGAAGAAGCGGCCTGAGCCGGTCATATCCCGCGCCGAGGCCCTGGAAATGGTCCCCGTGCGCAACGAGGCGGTGGAGGAGATCGAGCTTCCCGGCGGCCTGGTCAGGCTGGCTTATCCCTTGGCCGTCAAACCGTGGTTCGGCCGTCTGGCCGACAAGGTCGGCCTGTGGGACGGCAGGCCCATGACGAAACGGGTCGAGCTTGACGAGATGGGGACTTTTGTTTGGCGGCATATCGACGGCCGCAACACGGTCCGCCGCATCGCCCACGCCTTTGCCTCGGCCTACGAGGTTCAACCCCGGGAGGCCGAGTTGGCGGTGACCGCCTTCATCAAGACCATCGGCCAGCGCGGTATGATCGGGCTGAAATGA
- a CDS encoding DUF4911 domain-containing protein, producing the protein MASSSRRRPRKRVCPPPPLWSDRVYVRVAPSDIGLFRFILEGYDNLGVFTVVNKFKGILLLRFSPHLKREVKTFLKAAGTEMKVEILPAPLRES; encoded by the coding sequence ATGGCATCCTCGTCGCGTCGCAGGCCCCGCAAAAGGGTCTGCCCCCCTCCTCCGCTGTGGTCCGACCGCGTGTACGTGCGCGTCGCCCCGAGCGACATCGGGCTCTTCCGGTTCATCCTGGAAGGGTACGACAACCTCGGCGTATTCACCGTGGTCAACAAGTTCAAGGGAATCCTTCTCCTGCGATTCAGCCCGCACCTCAAGCGCGAGGTGAAGACCTTTCTCAAGGCGGCAGGCACGGAGATGAAGGTGGAAATCCTGCCCGCCCCGTTGCGGGAATCCTAA
- a CDS encoding HD-GYP domain-containing protein — MDNTPSADKGAHDGKGRTMIKVSPYMVIPSRVGGFSVYLKQGGKYVLYAEKGELFTDSHKQRLSLLGVDHLYVRASDYDGFTRYVQENILEILDDESIPVGERARVWNDATVALAREAFDSSLPSPIDRRHFQRIRKLIADSLKFLSREDALKELARFIRDGEESFHHGVGVMVLTVTTLCSFMKEDSDLLVAVGMGAILHDIGKIELPQEIFTKKFDALSREDKDLVKSHPALGVGVCSALPLPQEALQCILFHHEREDGLGYPSGSTGAMLPSYVKALILCNEYDNLTRGRTGRGLTPFEALTRIKSMRSAFDTEMLRRLIEVLSKADLTS, encoded by the coding sequence ATGGACAACACCCCTTCCGCCGACAAAGGCGCGCACGACGGCAAAGGCCGGACCATGATAAAGGTTTCGCCCTACATGGTCATTCCTTCGCGGGTGGGCGGTTTTTCCGTCTACCTGAAGCAGGGCGGGAAATACGTCCTGTACGCGGAAAAGGGAGAGCTGTTCACGGACTCGCACAAGCAGCGGCTGTCCCTGCTCGGCGTGGACCACCTCTATGTCCGGGCCTCGGACTACGACGGATTCACCCGCTACGTGCAGGAAAACATTCTGGAAATCCTGGACGACGAGAGCATTCCCGTGGGCGAGCGCGCCCGCGTCTGGAATGACGCCACAGTGGCGCTGGCCCGCGAGGCCTTCGACAGCTCCCTGCCGTCGCCGATAGACAGGCGGCACTTCCAGCGCATCCGCAAGCTCATCGCCGACTCCCTCAAATTCCTCTCCAGGGAGGACGCCCTCAAGGAACTCGCCCGGTTCATCCGAGACGGCGAGGAGTCCTTTCACCACGGCGTCGGGGTGATGGTCCTGACCGTGACCACCCTGTGTTCGTTCATGAAGGAGGATTCCGACCTGCTCGTGGCCGTGGGCATGGGGGCCATCCTGCACGACATCGGCAAAATCGAGTTGCCGCAGGAAATCTTCACCAAGAAGTTCGACGCGCTGAGCCGCGAGGACAAGGACCTCGTCAAATCCCATCCCGCCCTGGGCGTGGGTGTGTGCTCGGCCCTGCCCCTGCCCCAGGAGGCCTTGCAGTGCATCCTGTTCCACCATGAGCGCGAGGACGGCCTGGGCTATCCCTCCGGCTCAACCGGGGCCATGCTGCCGTCCTACGTCAAGGCGCTTATCCTCTGCAACGAATACGACAACCTCACGCGCGGCCGCACGGGCCGCGGTCTGACGCCTTTCGAGGCCCTGACCCGGATCAAGTCCATGCGCAGCGCATTCGACACCGAAATGCTCAGGCGTCTCATAGAGGTGTTGTCCAAGGCCGATCTGACCTCGTAG